The genomic stretch GGGCAGGACCAGTGGCCCAGGCCGGTCAGCAGAAACCTCCTGGGTGGCACCTGGAGCTCACACAACCAGGAGGAACCACTGGAGCTGCAGGGAGATGTAGGACTGCTGAGGGTGCTGCACAAGGCGTTTGGGTTGCGTTTTTACATCCTTGGTGTGCTGAAGGTGTTGGTGAACTTGTCGAGCTTCGCGGGTCCCCTCCTCCTGAGCGCTCTGGTGAACTTCATGGAGGACGCGGGAGCTCCTGTCAGCACGGGTGTCTACTGCGCTCTGGGGCTCTTTGCCACCTCTCTTCTCACCTCAGTCCTCCAAAACATCTTCAACTACGAGGTCTCCAAGGTGGCGTTGGCAGCACGTGCAGCTCTCGTGTCCTCCATCTACAGCAAAGCCCTGCAGGTCAGCGGCAGCAGCCTGGCCAGCTGCACTCTGGGAGAGCTGGTGAACTTAATGACCGCGGACTCCGACCGCGTGGTCAACTTTTTCAGGAGCTTCCACGAGCTGTGGAGCATGCCCTTCCAGTTTTGTATCACCCTCTACTTGCTGTACCTGCAGGTGGGTGTGGCCTTTCTCGGAGGGCTCGGTGTGGCGCTGCTGCTGTTGCCTTTCAACAGGTTCCTCGCTATCCGCATCCTTAGCAACAGCAAAGGCATGCTCAGGTGCAAGGACGACCGTGTTAAGGTGAGAACCttataaatattacagttatAGTTGATATCAATATTTATATCTGCATCAACTATAATCTGAATTCTTGGCATTACTGCCAGTTGTGCTCATGTAATATCAGATTAAGTAGAAGTAGTGTTGAATTTAAGATCTGCCGAAACATTGATGCATTATTTGTACAAGGAAAACGTTGagtttctgacttttttctctcagttAATGACTGAGATCCTCTTCGGCATTCGTGTCATCAAGTTCTACAACTGGGAGCCTCATTTCACTCAGAAGGTCAACGACAGTCGTAAACAAGAACTGTCGCACCTCAAGGCCATCAAGTACCTGGACGCCATGTGTGTTTACACCTGGGCTGCTCTGCCTGTGGTCATCTCCATCCTCACCTTCGTCACGTACGTGCTGCTGGGACACCAGCTGACTGCAGCCAAGGTGGGGAAGCTTTGCTCGATGATTTGAAACGTAACTTTTCTGTGCTGATGTGAACGGAGCTGTGTGGAGATGTGAGGGGAGCGTTTGTTTGTAACAGCAGTCTAAAGGCTTAAAAACTCTTTTCACATGAGAAAAAAGAGCTaacattgtgttttatgtgcagCTTCTTCAAGAATTAACGTTGATGATGAGCAGGAGTGAAtgagtttttcaaaataaaagcttagtAATAATCTGTGCCATTCTAATATTACCAAATGTCATCTTGAATTGATTAAAAGCTGCAACCagtttacatttctgatcttctTCTTTGAGCACAAGAAGTTATTGTAACTTGAGCTCCATTAAAACAAGCAATTCTCAAGATAAAATGAAGGTTTTGCGTTatatcatgttttttgtttaagatTATATCTTTTAGTTTTGATTTATTCAAAGATGCATGGCTCTGATTCAAAATCTTAAAAGTATATTGCTTTAATTACTAGTCAAAATGTCTCCTTAAACTTAATTTAAGACggtttaaactttgttttttttttaccatctcCATTTGAAGGATTTTTGCAgcctgtattttgtttttgttgcaggttgttgttgtgtttgatgACTCAGCGGTAATCGTTCTCTCCTGCAGGTGTTCACCACGCTGGCTCTGGTGGGAATGTTGGTCGTCCCACTCAACGCGTTCCCCTGGGTGCTCAACGGCATCCTGGAGGCCAAAGTGTCTCTGGATCGAATCCAGCGCTTCTTCAAACTGACCAACCAGGACCTGCAGGCATACTACGCTCTGGGTAGGCTGCTTCTTTCATGTTTGAATGTGTAGGTGGAAGAGTTTCAGGTCACAGTTATAGTTTTTATCTGGTCACATTTGGTCGAGTCTGTCGAGGGAAGAACCGTGAACACACTACACCAACAACACTATCTGAATTATTCCATGTCATGAGTATCAGTCAGTCAACACTAAGTAATCTGaatttgcaaagtaactagtaactaaaattatcaaagaaatgtgtggagtagaagtatgaagtagcagaaaatggaaatactctaGTAAAATACCTCAAAACTGTCCTCAAGTACAATAACTGTAGTTAAATTCACTTATCATTCAAATTGTTCatgcaaatatgtttattttttactacaGATGTATATTAGATGAGAACTAATAGTTGGTGTCATCCCTGATAGAACCACATCAGTCCATCCTGCACAGTCGATCACTAAATCCTGCTTATTTCTCTACAACAAAACTAGATAAATATATGTAATAATATCTGTTATTCTATGGCTATAATCCTTCcatatgtgtctctgtgtcacaGTGTCTCCTGAAGACAGTCAGACGTCTGTCCTGTTGAACCAGGGGACGTTTTCCTGGCAGGGGCCCGACAGTCCCACAGACGGTGAAACTGGACGTGGAGCAGCGAACGGGAGTCTGCAGCTGCACAGCCTCAATCTACACATAACCAAGGTACGATCCGTCTGTCAACACATAACAGCAAGTCAAACTTCTgatttaatcacatttattttgtaacCAGAAAGAACTAGAAACataaaaattgtgttttctttccccaaaaactttaaaagaaaCTTGATCTGACTTAACTCAGCCAGCAAACATCTGCACACTGAATGTTGTTCACTCCAGTCGTATGTTCCAACgtttaacaacatttttgaaCCAGCGACTGATGAATTAAAGCTTGAAAAGTTCAGtgtttctggttctggttcagggCTCTCTGGTCGTTGTGGTGGGGAAGGTCGGCTGTGGGAAGAGTTCCTTACTGGCTGCTGTCACTGGAGAACTCAGCAGGTAAACCACAAACTTAAACCAAAACTTAAAATATTACAATTAAggtttgtttaaatgtaatgcATTAAGGTtcatgtttgcatttgtgttgttctttgctcCTGTCTCTGCAGGCTGAGCGGAGTTGTATATGTTGCAGACAGAGCAGCCGGCTTCGGTCTGGCTGCTCAGGAGCCGTGGATCCAGCATGCATCAGTACGGGACAACATCCTGTTCGGCAAAGCGCACGATCCCGCCTTCTATCAGGCGGTGATTGAGGCCTGCGCTCTCTCAGACGACCTCAACGTACGATCACTACACTTTTTTACGTCTGATTCTCTTCCTGCCTTTGTTTTTCTTACCTTTAGTGTCTCTACATATCACTTTAGTTTTAAACTAATTAAAGTTCTTAAATGCATCTTCAGGTTTTGCCAAATGGTGACAAGACGGAAGTGGGAGAGAACGGAGTGACTCTGAGCGGAGGACAGAAGGCTCGGCTGGCCCTCGCCAGAGCTGTTTACATGGTCGGTCCGCTGCACAAACCTGCCATCTGCTCATAGCGCAGAGCAGCATGGACGAGGTTTTACTAAACAAGTGTTAGTCTGCAGGAAACGCTGACAAAGGATAAAACCACTGCAGAATTTTACattaatatgtatttatttctgtttttgttgatcATTACAAGTAGAAGCAGCTCAGATACACATGTATATAAACCAGAAAGACTCAGTGTTCATGTTTAATCAGCTGGTGTCTCATGTGCCTGACATCACCACCTCAGGACAAAGACATCTACCTCCTCGATGATCCGTTGGCGGCGGTCGATACTGACGTGGCCGAACACCTCATGAAGAAATGCATCATGGAGCTCCTCAAGGGAAAGACCAGAATCCTTTGCACGCACCGCTTAGAGTTTGTGTACAAAGCCGACCTGGTCGTCCTCATGGACAACGGAACGATCGTCAGGACAGGTAGAAACTAAAACCTGGGAAAGTCTGCAAACAAGACACAATCATTCTAATAAACAAGTCTGTTTTTATTCCacctgctctgtgtctttgcTGTTAAACAGGCACGGCGGCAGAAATCCTTCCTCTGGTCGAGGCAGTGCCGAAAAAACTAAAGAATGACCACAACATGAAAGAGAAAGGTTTGTTCACCTCGAGTTATAATATATGTATGTTAATGTGAAACTTACTGATGTCCTCTTATTACAATTAAATCTTTTCACTTGTCTTATCAGAGCTGGTTCTGTTGTTCTGGCTGATGTCAGCGAAGTCTCTCAGCTGTAATTTGCTTTATAGTCACGTCTCTTCTTGGTTCTGACCAGACGGCGTCGAGCACGAGGACGTTCCCGGTTCACCCCCTGATCTCTGTGTGGATGATGACCCCGACCAGTTGGGGGCGGAGCAGAAGCAGGCGGGCGGACTGTCGTGGAGAGTTTACCGGACCTACTGGGCCGCTGTGGGCGGAGTGCTGGCTGCTTCCATCCTGATGTCTCTGCTCCTCATGCAAGGTTTGGATCGGCCGCTTTAATGTAGTCAATAATATTCAGGACATTCTTTCGTGTTTACATCAACAGTTTGTCTCAAAGGACGGAGTTGATCCAAGCAATCAgcaatcaaacacaaacaagatgtTACATGAACGATCATTCAGCCTCGAGCGGCTTCAGACTGTAGTTTTGTCTCCAGTCTTCACTGTATTTCATCCAGCGAAGCAGATAAATTCACACTTTTCCTGCCGTTTCAGCCTCCAGGAACCTCTCTGACTGGTGGCTGTCTCACTGGATCTCAgagctgaaaaacaacagttCCTCCAGAACGAACGGTTCGACCTCAGCTGCCTTCAGCTCgcctcacctgctgctcttctcACCTGGAGGGTTAATGTAAGTTGACTCGCTACAATGAAAAGAAATTAGAATTTTTTATGGAGTCAAGTTGCCAAACCGAAGGAATGGGATGCCATTCAGGTCAATAAACTAAATCTCCACTTCAGGTCTTTTCCGTCCTCGTCAGTTCAAACCTTTCCTTCAAACACGAGCTCTGACGTCCAGTTCTACCTGAATGTGTACACCTGCATCGCCGTGGCCAACACCGTCTTCACCGCCCTGCGAGCCTTCCTCTTTGCCCACGGCGTCGTCTGTGCTTCCACCTTCATCCACAGAAGGCTCCTGGACCGGGTCCTGAAGGTGCGTCATCTGAGCTTCGTGCACCTCAAGCAACTGTCACTCTCTGCGGGCCGCCAGCGAGAGCCGAGCCGAGCAGATTGAGTGTTTGTCATGTTTGGCAGCAGTAGATGAGGGTCAGAGCACCAGGCGGCCGACTGAACGGCTGCCAGGATGAAACTCTACGCTCGCTGATGAGAGGATGTTAATTATCCTCAAACACCTCTAAATGTGGCGCGCACACTGCTGAACACAAGATGAATATTTGGGTGTTTTGGGAAGCGTAGCTCAGAATAAAGACTGCAAACAGAGGAAACTGGCTCTGTCTGAAAGTAAAGTCCACGTCAACCTAAAATCAACATGTgacatcttgtttgtttaatctgaacAGATGACAAACCTTTGCACAGAGCCGAGCTAAATGTCTCTGCCTGTTTTTAGTCTGAATGCTAAGCTGAAGGACCCATCTCATCAtggcaagaaaacaaaacagaactcATCAGAAAAAgttaaactattcctttaaagatCTACTAGATAgtatttgtacatttaaatgaatCGGACGTCTAATCTCTGAAGCTCTGTGGAGCTTTTTAGCTTCTTTTAgcacaattattttcatttgctATCATGTAAATCCTGCGGCTGCTGAATTTTTGTTGTGACGCTGATCTATCAGATgaagctggtggagaccaaaccagAGATAAAAGGGGAataaatgttgttctgtgtcCAAAGAAAcaagctgcaaacacaacattaacatgttAACACCATTTAAATCAGGCTTAATTACACATCCTGAAATCGTGTTTCTGGTCGagtattcactctccttttcaCTGTAGCTTTGTCAGCTGTTTGTTGGtgaacaggttttttttatttacagcttCCTGCTTGTAGCGCTGAGCACTGAGAGCGGTGACCAGTTCAGTAAAGTTCCTGgcagtaaaaccaaaacaatgagctgaaagatgctaaaagcTCTCTATAACTGAGGGCAGAGCAGCTTTAAGAGGacattgttttcatctttaCAATCACTTGACTCTTAACTTCCTGTCTGCGTCCTCCCGTAGGCCACGATGACCTTCTTCGACACGACCCCGATGGGTCGCGTTCTCAACCGCTTCTCTTCGGACGTGTACAGCGTGGACGACAAACTGCCGTTCGTGCTGAACATCCTGCTCGCCACCGTGTTCAACCTGCTGGGCATGCTGGTGATCATCAGCTACAGCCTCCCCTGGGTCCTAGTGCCCCTGCTGCCCCTCGCTCTGTTCTACTTCCGCACGCAGCGCTTTTACCGACACACGTCTCGGGAGCTGAAGCGCCTGTACAGCCTGACGCTGTCGCCCGTCTACTCGCACTTCTCTGAGACGCTGACCGGGCTCGGAACCATCCGGGCCAGCGGCAGCTCTGCCaggtgagggaggggagagaaggaagaaaatTACATCAGTGTTTGAAGTTAAAAATTGCAATAACAATAGATTTTTAACATGTATGAAATCAGATTATTAAAGACTAGTTATTGTGATATGTGACATTTTACAGTTGAGAAGTAAACGGATCACTGATCTCTGATGGACAAAGTAATGATGACACTGTCCGATCACCTctgattgtgtttctgttctgcaCTTTTGTGTCACTTATTAACATAAATATATGCTAATCTGCGTAGAGACTCTGGATGATTAATGACACCCTGccctctccttctgtctcacTCAGATATTCATCACATTAGAGAAACTACAGATGCTCTAACCGTCATCTCACTCTCAGTCAGTGTTTCTCTTCACACCAGACTGAAGGTTTTGTTGTTCCAGGTTTGTGGAGGAGAACGCCAGACGCCTGGAGCAGAATCAGCGCTGCCTGTTTCTTAGCAATGCCGCCGCGCAGTGGTTGGACATCCGGCTGCAGCTGATCGGTGTTTCTGTGGTGACCGGCCTCGGGGTGATCGCTGTCGTCCAACACCAGTTTGATTCTGTTGATCCAGGTGAGTCCACAGCTGAGATCGGTGGCTGTGATCCAGTATACGAGACGGTCAGTTTCCTTACTGTGTGTTGCCCGTCAGGTCTGGTGGGTCTGTCGCTGTCCTACTCCCTCTCCATCACGATGCTGCTGTCCGGCCTCATATCCAACTTCACCGAGACTGAGATGCAGCTGGTGAGTGTGGAGAGAACTGAGGAATACTCCACCAACCTCCCCATCGAGCCGCAGCAGCTGAACGCACAGGTGAGACCAGCTGCTGCACTGAAACCGACACGACAGCCGTTAAAGAGCAGGTGTGGTGGAGAACATGGACTGGACTTGGTCCAAGGATGAGATCTCAGTCCACACATAGACCGACTTTGACTTCTTGATTTGTTCCCAATCATCCAACCACTGTGCTGCATCTTTAAAGAGCCATTTTccaggatttagtggcatctagtggtgaacTCAGGAAACAACAGCTGTTATTATAAAGACACAATTAACTCATCGTCtcaataaaacaggaagtattGCAGCAAAAAATCGAATGCACATACTGAGAATTTAAACAATTTCACTCAAATGTGTCATGTCTCTTTTGTTCCTTCACTtttttcacttcctcctctctgttttcaaCATCAGCTGCCGTCGGCGTGGCCCGATCAGGGCCGGTTGGAGTTCCGCGGCGTGGTTCTGGCCTACAGGGACGGTCTCCCTAACGCTCTGGACGGGGTGAGCCTGGTGGTGCGACCCGGAGAGAAGGTGGGCATCGTGGGACGCACGGGCTCCGGCAAGTCCACCCTGTTCCTGGCCCTGTTCCGTATGGTGGAGCTGGACCAGGGTGAGATTCTCCTGGACGGGCTGGACGTCAGCACCGTGGGCCTGGCTCAGCTCAGGTATGAGGGAAGAGGTGGTGGGTCTGCTGTCTTATTAATGTTTGAAATAAGATAATCAATGTTTTTCAAGCTGTTGCATCAAAGTTAGAAATGTAATATCGTAACAACTCAAATACAGGATAATAAAAGCTGTCGGTAACAAGTCAGAGTTGAtgcgtgttgtgtgttgtggtgGCGCCCCCTGCAGGTCCAGGCTGGCCATTATTCCTCAGGACCCCTTCCTGTTCAGCGGGACCATCAGGGAGAATCTGGACCCATGTGGGCGAAACCCAGACCAGCAGCTGCTGGACGTGCTGGACCAGTGCCACCTCAGCTCTGCGGTGAACAGGATGGGTGAGATGCCGAGACGGACGAGATTAAAACGTTGTGATGAGGAAGTTGTTAATGAAGTGAGACGAGGAGACGGGATGACTCAGGGAATCTATGACGAGCACAGAGATGCTTGTGCAGCCGGGTGTGGCTGGTTAGAATTCACCCACCTGACCAGAtgctttgatttaaaacatcagGTGATCTGGACGGACAAATCAACCACGTGTTGTTAATTATCCAAACACATGTTTCCAGTGTACATAACACTAAGTTCAGTGAAGGTAAGAGCTActtttcatcttcctcctcctctcatgtgtttgtatttatctTGGCTGTTTTGAAAGGAAGCCTGTACGATGAACGACAAAACATAGAAATTCTATTTGTTCAAAACCtcttcacaaacaaatcaataaagcatCGCTGGAAAATAAAGTAAACCCAACGTCTccatcactgcagctgcaggtgactGGCAGGTGTGCAGAGATACGGGGAGGATTGAGAACTGATGACGTCACCTTCAGACTTCCTCTCTGACgtctggtgtgtttgtgtgtcaggtggTCTGGACGCTGAGGTCGGTGAGAGAGGAAAGTGCTTCTCCGTGGGACAGAGACAGCTGCTGTGTCTGGCCAGAGCTCTGCTGACTCAGGCCAAGGTGAGACCTCACCTGTGTTATTGTTCTGACACTCACCTGACTGCTTATACGCAGTCGCAGCCTCCGGGTCTGAAGAGTGAAGCCAATGTAGAAGTGTCTCAACGTTGCGTCCTTTCTAAAGAGAAGTCTGACTTGACTTATTACCTCAGAAAACAGTTAGctgatgagtttatggtctcagtcTCTCAGTTTAAGTGTTCTCCAACATGGCTGGATTCTCATTTTGAATAAAACCAACTTTGCTTTGAGGTGTCGCTGCCACATCAGATTCCAGTTCCACCCTCTCGTCCACATCAGTCTCTCCTGGCTCCAATAAAACAAGATGGCGACGTCCGTAATGCCAGTTAGCTCACCTGGGTGCAGCTCACCagttcaaacaaatcaaacggGCACTCTAAGAAACAAAAACCCGAAAGCAAACACTCATCGAGCGGCTACTTTGTCAGGAATACAACAGAAAATCAAATAGTGTATCTGTTTACAGTGCAGACAAACAGCGGCGCTCCATCACGCCATGAGCTGACCACGACCTGATTTCATGCCGTGAGAGTAGTTTTCCACTCCACAGCGGAGTTAGTTACCTGGATGAGGAGCTGCAGGTGGGCAGGATGCAGCCTGTATAAATAACAGATTTAAATGTCATTGTCATGTTTACAGTGTTGTGACCATCCCTTGTttagtgaagcagcagcagcagatcttCAGTCAGCATTAGCAGTGAACTAATCCAGCTCTGATACAGCTGCAGGAGAATGAAGATGAACCTGTGAGGCTGATATCAGTGAGATAAATCAACAGTGTTACATGATGTCGTTCTCTCGGGTGTCTGCAGGCTGTTAATTATAATTAAGTGTTATAACTGAATGTGCAGCCACACCTTTACCTGATGAGCAGCTCTATTTTTATGGCgctgttgtgtttgttctcaCCATGAGAACCTGAGGACACACATAGCACACTTTTAAACTTCAAGACACTGTTTCTGTACTCTGATTGACTGTAACCTGCTATTAAAGCGTGATTTCCCTGACTGAAATATGAACTGCTCCCGTGTCAGAGGGTGCTTCGCCTTCATCCCTCTTATCATCGTTCCCACTGACTCCTGCTCTGTTATTAATGGAAACATTGAGCTCCAGGGCTCCTAGAGAGTCGGAGCTAAAAGGTAATTTAGGAAACTTCTTAGAGCAACTCTGAGTGAGGACAGGACAGAAACTTTCATCTCAGTGAGGAGGCGTGGCCGAGCCCGTTGCTAGGTGTGGcacatattttaaatgttgtgatTGTTGATGAACAAAAGAAATAAGAATGAGTGGACGGTAAACAATGTTGAACAGCTCTGTTGGATAAACTTTCTTTGAGAGAGGTCCACCAATTGTTTGAAAACACACCTACATGCCGTCGTCACCATGCTGGTAATTTTTAAGGACCTGCTCAATCTATttgatattaattaaaaataaaattacaaaaataaaattacattttttttaaaaaacatttttacagtttaatttattttcttttttctttcttttttttcttttacatttttacagtttaatttattttcttttttctttcttttttttttttttttttacatttttacagttttctcaaaacatttttagttttcttttacacttttatagttttttttcaaacttttatagttcattttgacagtttgaaataaaacagttttacaatttgaattttttattttttaaaaaacattttttcacattttttctttccaaatatttttacagttagcaaaatatttttgaattaaagaaaagtttgttttgttttttacagttaaaaaaacattcttttttttttttttttttactttttcttaaCAAAGATCTTGTATAAATTTTAAGGAAGAATTCTTAGAAAGCATCATAATTACGAGGAGCCTCTTCACCAGGAAGCTTTATGAACACGGCCTCTGGTCACATCACTGGAACATAAGATTCTGTTTTCCGTCCTGTGTTTTCCGTCCTGTAGCTGCTGTGTATCGATGAAGCCACAGCCAGCGTCGACCAGAAGA from Sparus aurata chromosome 1, fSpaAur1.1, whole genome shotgun sequence encodes the following:
- the abcc10 gene encoding multidrug resistance-associated protein 7 isoform X1, whose translation is MTAGTFQNDSSQIGGGMRFFGPAELVAGLCHTDEQNPFPVWQDGHISPCFNQLVLGALPHAGMAIFSACYLGTTRCSLFQTAPPCGWRLRLVSALLAALLFTADVVVVSLLQQADMYLDVFADGCAILAWLVHFSAIAVLQSTAFRRTRGPPLLLLLVLLSVPNVVITLMIYCDSQEYLHLTQPLKLARFVLASTRTVPLLVYLLAFTFPCISDAGYTLYINAVDGSPLIPESAEPDTGEMVAEDGSSCVSRLFYLWMNPLFRRGQRGELDRPADVYHLPQKLRTNVVCRYFNQCWEACRRGAAVSDGQDQWPRPVSRNLLGGTWSSHNQEEPLELQGDVGLLRVLHKAFGLRFYILGVLKVLVNLSSFAGPLLLSALVNFMEDAGAPVSTGVYCALGLFATSLLTSVLQNIFNYEVSKVALAARAALVSSIYSKALQVSGSSLASCTLGELVNLMTADSDRVVNFFRSFHELWSMPFQFCITLYLLYLQVGVAFLGGLGVALLLLPFNRFLAIRILSNSKGMLRCKDDRVKLMTEILFGIRVIKFYNWEPHFTQKVNDSRKQELSHLKAIKYLDAMCVYTWAALPVVISILTFVTYVLLGHQLTAAKVFTTLALVGMLVVPLNAFPWVLNGILEAKVSLDRIQRFFKLTNQDLQAYYALVSPEDSQTSVLLNQGTFSWQGPDSPTDGETGRGAANGSLQLHSLNLHITKGSLVVVVGKVGCGKSSLLAAVTGELSRLSGVVYVADRAAGFGLAAQEPWIQHASVRDNILFGKAHDPAFYQAVIEACALSDDLNVLPNGDKTEVGENGVTLSGGQKARLALARAVYMDKDIYLLDDPLAAVDTDVAEHLMKKCIMELLKGKTRILCTHRLEFVYKADLVVLMDNGTIVRTGTAAEILPLVEAVPKKLKNDHNMKEKDGVEHEDVPGSPPDLCVDDDPDQLGAEQKQAGGLSWRVYRTYWAAVGGVLAASILMSLLLMQASRNLSDWWLSHWISELKNNSSSRTNGSTSAAFSSPHLLLFSPGGLMSFPSSSVQTFPSNTSSDVQFYLNVYTCIAVANTVFTALRAFLFAHGVVCASTFIHRRLLDRVLKATMTFFDTTPMGRVLNRFSSDVYSVDDKLPFVLNILLATVFNLLGMLVIISYSLPWVLVPLLPLALFYFRTQRFYRHTSRELKRLYSLTLSPVYSHFSETLTGLGTIRASGSSARFVEENARRLEQNQRCLFLSNAAAQWLDIRLQLIGVSVVTGLGVIAVVQHQFDSVDPGLVGLSLSYSLSITMLLSGLISNFTETEMQLVSVERTEEYSTNLPIEPQQLNAQLPSAWPDQGRLEFRGVVLAYRDGLPNALDGVSLVVRPGEKVGIVGRTGSGKSTLFLALFRMVELDQGEILLDGLDVSTVGLAQLRSRLAIIPQDPFLFSGTIRENLDPCGRNPDQQLLDVLDQCHLSSAVNRMGGLDAEVGERGKCFSVGQRQLLCLARALLTQAKLLCIDEATASVDQKTDKLLQQTIREKFHDKTVLTIAHRINTIMDCDRVLVMHAGKVAEFDTPAALCQTDQSIFHRLVGLRGE
- the abcc10 gene encoding multidrug resistance-associated protein 7 isoform X2, with the translated sequence MRFFGPAELVAGLCHTDEQNPFPVWQDGHISPCFNQLVLGALPHAGMAIFSACYLGTTRCSLFQTAPPCGWRLRLVSALLAALLFTADVVVVSLLQQADMYLDVFADGCAILAWLVHFSAIAVLQSTAFRRTRGPPLLLLLVLLSVPNVVITLMIYCDSQEYLHLTQPLKLARFVLASTRTVPLLVYLLAFTFPCISDAGYTLYINAVDGSPLIPESAEPDTGEMVAEDGSSCVSRLFYLWMNPLFRRGQRGELDRPADVYHLPQKLRTNVVCRYFNQCWEACRRGAAVSDGQDQWPRPVSRNLLGGTWSSHNQEEPLELQGDVGLLRVLHKAFGLRFYILGVLKVLVNLSSFAGPLLLSALVNFMEDAGAPVSTGVYCALGLFATSLLTSVLQNIFNYEVSKVALAARAALVSSIYSKALQVSGSSLASCTLGELVNLMTADSDRVVNFFRSFHELWSMPFQFCITLYLLYLQVGVAFLGGLGVALLLLPFNRFLAIRILSNSKGMLRCKDDRVKLMTEILFGIRVIKFYNWEPHFTQKVNDSRKQELSHLKAIKYLDAMCVYTWAALPVVISILTFVTYVLLGHQLTAAKVFTTLALVGMLVVPLNAFPWVLNGILEAKVSLDRIQRFFKLTNQDLQAYYALVSPEDSQTSVLLNQGTFSWQGPDSPTDGETGRGAANGSLQLHSLNLHITKGSLVVVVGKVGCGKSSLLAAVTGELSRLSGVVYVADRAAGFGLAAQEPWIQHASVRDNILFGKAHDPAFYQAVIEACALSDDLNVLPNGDKTEVGENGVTLSGGQKARLALARAVYMDKDIYLLDDPLAAVDTDVAEHLMKKCIMELLKGKTRILCTHRLEFVYKADLVVLMDNGTIVRTGTAAEILPLVEAVPKKLKNDHNMKEKDGVEHEDVPGSPPDLCVDDDPDQLGAEQKQAGGLSWRVYRTYWAAVGGVLAASILMSLLLMQASRNLSDWWLSHWISELKNNSSSRTNGSTSAAFSSPHLLLFSPGGLMSFPSSSVQTFPSNTSSDVQFYLNVYTCIAVANTVFTALRAFLFAHGVVCASTFIHRRLLDRVLKATMTFFDTTPMGRVLNRFSSDVYSVDDKLPFVLNILLATVFNLLGMLVIISYSLPWVLVPLLPLALFYFRTQRFYRHTSRELKRLYSLTLSPVYSHFSETLTGLGTIRASGSSARFVEENARRLEQNQRCLFLSNAAAQWLDIRLQLIGVSVVTGLGVIAVVQHQFDSVDPGLVGLSLSYSLSITMLLSGLISNFTETEMQLVSVERTEEYSTNLPIEPQQLNAQLPSAWPDQGRLEFRGVVLAYRDGLPNALDGVSLVVRPGEKVGIVGRTGSGKSTLFLALFRMVELDQGEILLDGLDVSTVGLAQLRSRLAIIPQDPFLFSGTIRENLDPCGRNPDQQLLDVLDQCHLSSAVNRMGGLDAEVGERGKCFSVGQRQLLCLARALLTQAKLLCIDEATASVDQKTDKLLQQTIREKFHDKTVLTIAHRINTIMDCDRVLVMHAGKVAEFDTPAALCQTDQSIFHRLVGLRGE